The DNA window CAATAATTATTTTTATATTTATTTTAAAATGTATATATTTGCATAGATTAGTATTTATATCAACTATTTTAATATACACTTAAAACTAAAACATTATGGAACCGATTCAGAAATACATGAGCGTAAAAATAAAATTTTTTATTTTATTTATAGCTTGTATTACCTTTCATGGGGTATATGCTCAATCTTCATATAATGATCGTATTAGTACTGAAAAAATCGGATTGAGGTTAGATATTATAGATGTATATCCAAACCCAAGTATAGACCATCTTATAATACAAATGAACACTAAAGATGTTCCTATAGCAGATCTGCACATAGAACTACACAGTATTATAGGAAATAATATCCTTACAAAAATTGAAAAAATATCTGATAATATATATAAAATAAACACCAAAGATCTTTCCCAAGGATATTACTTTTTGTTTATAAAAAGTAATGATTTAAAAATAAAAAAAACAATAAAGTTTTTAAAAAATTAAAATTGTGTATTTTACTAAAATAATTTTTTAGATTGGGACAATACTATGTGGAACGCAATAAAAATTGGAAATGGATACGATGTCCATAAATTAGAATTAGGTCGTGCTTTCTATCTTGGAGGTGTAAAAATTTCACATACACATGGATGTATAGGACACTCAGATGCAGACGTTTTAATACACTCTCTCTGTGATGCTCTTTTAGGAGCTTTAGGATTAGGAGACATAGGGCATCATTTCCCTGATACCGATATGCAATACAAAAATAAAGAGAGCATCTTTTTTTTGAAAACAGTAGTAAAACTCATACGAGAAAAAAAATTTGAAATCGGAAATATAGATACTATCGTCTGTTTAGAACAGCCAAAAATAAGTCCCTATATACCCGAAATGAAAAAAGCACTTTCAGAAGTAATGCAAATAGAGAGAGAAAATATTTCTATAAAAGCAACTACATCTGAGGGACTCGGTTTCGTAGGGAATAAAGAAGGAGTAGAAGCATATTCGGTCGTTTTGTTATATACATTATAAAAATTTTTTTTACCATAAAACTAAACACAAATCATAAAACAAACATGTCATATTTATTTACATCAGAATCAGTTTCAGAGGGGCATCCAGATAAAATAGCAGATCAAATATCAGACGCTATGGTAGATCATTTTTTAGCTTTTGATCCGCATTCAAAAGTAGCATGTGAGACACTTGTAACAACCGGCCAGGTAGTTTTGGCAGGAGAAATAAAGTCCAATACATATATTGACGTGCAACAAGTTGCCAGAGATGTTATTAATAAAATAGGATACACAAAATCAGAATATCAATTCGATGGAAACTCATGCGGGGTACTTTCTGCCATTCATGAGCAATCCGCAGATATAAACAGAGGGGTTGATAGAGGAAAACCAGAAGAACAAGGAGCAGGTGACCAGGGAATGATGTTCGGCTATGCTACCAACGAAACAGAAAATTATATGCCTCTCCCTCTTGATTTAGCACATAAAATTTTAAAAGAACTTTCTCTTTTACGAAGAGAATACAAAGAAATAAAATATTTACGTCCTGATGCAAAATCACAAGTAACCATAGAATATGCTGACGATAACAGCCCTATACGAATAGACACCATTGTTGTTTCTACACAGCACGATGATTTTGGTAAGGACGAAGATATGCTAAAAAAAATTAAATCAGACATTATCAATATTCTAATCCCAAGAGTAAAAAAATCTCTTCCCGCACATATTCAAAAATTATTTACCGATAAAATAAAATATTTTGTAAACCCAACAGGGAAATTTGTAATTGGAGGACCACACGGAGATACAGGATTAACGGGAAGAAAAATTATCGTAGATACTTACGGAGGAAAAGGAGCACATGGAGGAGGAGCGTTTTCAGGAAAAGACCCCAGTAAAGTAGATCGGTCAGCCGCTTATGCTACCCGACATATAGCCAAAAATTTAGTAGCAGCGGGAGTATGCGACCAAGTACTAGTTCAGGTCTCTTATGCCATAGGAGTAGTAGAACCAATGGGAATTTTTATTGACACCTACGGATCCGCAAAAGTAAACCTCAAAGACAGCGAAATATCTCAAAAAGTAAGTGAAATATTTGATATGCGACCTGGTATTATAGAACAAAGATTAAAACTCAGACAACCAATGTATTCAGAATCTGCTTCTTATGGGCACATGGGAAGAACATCTGAAGTTATCAAAAAAAAATTCACTCGCCCCGGTGAAACCAAAGAAGTAGAAGTAGAACTTTTTACATGGGAAAAATTAGACTATGTAGAAAAAGTAAAATCTTTTTTTAAACTAAAATAGAAATTATATAGCACCATAATGAAAAAAATACGTATATTTGTTTTATTACTATTTTGTGCAAAAAACATATATTCTCAAGATTTTAAATTAGGATTGAAAGCCGGCGCTAACTACTCTTTTATGAGTATTGAAAAAGAAGTAGCTCCCCTTGTAGAAAGCTATAGTACCGGAAACTCTAAATTCGGTTGGCAAGCAGGTATTTTTGGAAGAATAGGAATATTAGGTTTTTTTGTGCAACCAGAAGTATTATATAATAATTATAACGCAGAAGTAGTAATACAAGAAACAGGGCAAAGTAAGACGACCAAAAATTTGTCATATTCACAAATAAACATTCCTCTTATGATAGGGTATAAATTTATCAATATTATAAGAATAAATGTAGGCCCCTCTTTCCATTACAATCTATCTGTAAAGCAAGACGGATCCAATTTAATAGAAAATGTTTCTTCACCAAAAAATTACACAATAGGTTGGGAAGGAGGCATTGGAGTAGATATATGGAGATTTATTTTTGATGCAAGAGTTTCAGGAAGCTTTGATAATTTTAAATTATCTACCCCTCTTACCAATAATTCAAAGTATGAAACAGAAAATAAACTGTACTCCATCAGCGTTTCAGTTGGATATTCTTTTTTTTAAGTATATTAAATAATACATTATATAATTTTTTAACCACTATAAATAAAATGAAATACTTATCTTTCATCACCATATTATTGTTTTTTGGATATGTATCCTTTGGACAAACATCATCACCTGTAGTATTGCAAAATCAAGCATCAAATACTTCAGGACCTTCTATACAATTCTTAGTATCAGAGTATGATTTTAAAGATATTGCAGAAGGAGAACTTGCTAATTGTACTTTTGAATTTGTGAATAATGGAACTGCACCTCTTATTGTCAATGAGGTTCAACCATCTTGTGGATGCACTATTCCCGAATGGAGTAAAGAACCTATTGCTCCAAAAGGAAAAGGAACTATTAAAGCACAGTACAATACAATAAATAGACCTGGTTCTTTTAAAAAAGCCCTTACAGTACTATCTAACAGTGCAAATAGTCCAAATATGATTATCTACATAAAGGGAAATGTGATACCCAAGCCCAAAAACTAACATCAAATCCACTCCGAAAAGTCATTTTTACAGAGATATTAGGGTTTAAAACTATTGATATTCAAACTGTTATAAAACTATAAATGAATCTAAAGTACTTTTTCGGAGTGGACTCATGTTTTTAATGGTATGAAAAATATTTACTTCACAGCGTGGTTCAAAAATACTTTTGTAAGAATAACACTAAGAAACATAACAATAAAACATACATAAATAACTAAAATAAATAAAATGCGAAAAATTGGAATTATAGGTTCAGGAGTAGTTTCCCAAACATTGGGCACAGGATTTTTAAAACATGGCTATCAAGTAATGCTTGGTACAAGAGACAAATCGAAACTTACAAAATGGCTAAAAGACGCAGGAACTAATGCATTCACTGGCTCATTTGCTGATGCAGGTAGGTTTGGTGAAATAATTGTTCTTGCAGTAAAAGGGACAGTGGCAAAAAAAACACTAGACCTTATAGGACAAGAAAATCTTAAAAATAAAACTGTAATTGACACTACCAATCCAATTGTAGATGCGCCTCCAATAAATGGTGTGTTGAAGTTCTTTACCAATTTTGACAAATCATTGATGGAAGAATTACAAGAAATAGTACCTGATGCAAATTTTGTGAAGGCATTTAACAGTGTAGGAAGTGCATTTATGGTAAATCCTTCTTTTGAAAGTAAACCAACTATGTTCATTTGTGGAAATAATGAAAATGCCAAAAAAGAAGTATCAGAAATTGTTGAACAATTCGGTTGGGAAACAGCTGATTTTGGAAAAGTAGAATCTGCAAGAGCCATTGAGCCATTATGTATACTTTGGTGTATTATAGGATTATCTAAAAATGAATGGACTCATGCTTTTAAATTATTAAAAAAATAATCAATTACAAATATTTTGTGTTGATTTTGAAACAATTAATGAACAAAAACTTTTGGGAATAGAATCTTTTTTAATTTTATGAAAAATATTTACTTCACAGCGTGGTTCAAAAATACTTTTTAGTAATAAATATACGAAACATTGCGAATAGTTCAATAAAATGCTAAAATATAAGATCTATTTTTTGTTCAATATTGTTATTATGAGTACTCCAATTACGGCTCATGAAAAAATTGATAGTGTATTTACAGAAGTAATTTCATTAAATAAACAAGAAAGAGAACCTTTTGAAGGAATAGATGTTTCATGGCAAAATGGCAGTGATAGAAGATCTGGTAGTATTTTTAAGAACCTAAAATACTTTACTCCGAGTGTTTTAATAGATTTTAGTTATACACATTCATTTAATAATCCGAATGATAACACCGTAGTCGGCTCTACTGCATTAGCAAGAAATAATGAAATACAGCTTACAGCTTTGCATTTTGGAGGAGATTTTTATTACCATAGAGTAAGGGCAAGAGTCATGACACAATTTGGAACTCGTTCTGTTCTTCTCCCGAGGAATGATTTTAGTGTGTATAAAGGTCAGCATCAACTAGCAAAGATTTATCGTTACATAAGTGAAATATACGTTGGCTATCATATAAACAAATGGTATGGAATAAATATAGATGCGGGACTTTTTGCATCCTATATAGGGCTTAATTCTTATTATAATGCAGAAAATTGGGAATACCAATGTTCTTTTACCGCAGATAATACTCCCTTGTTCTTTAATGGTATACGACTTCAGGTATATCCTACAAAAAATACAAAAGCAGAACTACTTCTAATAAATGGATGGCAAAGCTATGCAAGATTCAATAATATGCCTGGTATTGGAAGTAATATTACATGGATGTCATCTAATAGTAACATGAAACTTCTAACAAATAATTATTATGGAACTGATGCCACAGGAATACCAAGTCGCATTCGTTTTCATTCCGATAATAGTTTTTTATTTCGTTATTATAACAATCCGGAAGCCCGAGGGGTAAGCAAAATGGCTTTTTCTTTTACAGTAGATTTTGGATTTGAAAAAGGAGGAGGAGTAAATGGTTTTGTAGATGGTGATAGTGTAACAGGTCCTGCACAGTACTTTGTAAGTAGTATGTTTTACAATAGAATATGGTTCTTAAAAAATAAGTACGCATGGACACTCGGTGGAGGATTTATAGTAAATCCAGGAAGGTATTTAGTACTACTGCCAACAGGGCAAGCAAGCCCATTACCTAATCCGAATGATCCTACTAAACCAGAAGGGGCTTTTCCTTTTACTGCTAATCCGGGAGATAGTTTTTCTGGATGGGATTGCTCTACAAATTTTGATTATATGCCAAACGATATGATTACTTTTAGAATGGAATTTGTTTATAGAATGGTCAATGTTCCATATTTTGCTGGTGCAGGCGGAGTTACTTCGCAAACGGGATACGTAACATCTGTTCTTGATCCAAATTGGAGACCGGACTTAGTAAAATCAGAAAGCAGAGTTTTATTTGCTGTGCTGTTTAGATTATAACTTTGAATCCACTATGAAAACCAAAACCCTGTTTTAGAAAGATAGAGCGTTTTGAAACTATTGGTAACACATGTGCGAAATCACAATTATGTCAAAAATGATTTTTGGGAATGAACCTGAATAGTTACAATATTTTATCTTTTAAAATTTGAAAATAGATCCATACAAAAACTACTCCAATTTGTAAAACAAATATTAAATATAATTTTGTTCACTTTTAGATAATAAAAAATGTTTACTGAAAAAGAAAGACAGCAAATAGAAGCAAAAGGAATACATATACAAGAAGTAGAGAACCATATACAACGATTTCAGAATAGATTCCCTTTTCCTCTTATAAAATCACCTGTTATATGTTTAAAAATAACTCCCGAACAAGAAGAGTACCATCTTAAAAAATTTTACTCGCTCGTAAAAAAGAAAACCCTTCTAAAATTTGTTCCTGCATCAGGATCTGCTACACGAATGCTAAAAGACCTTTATGAATTTAAAAATATATACTATAAAAAAACAAAAGAAGAAGTAGCACAGATATTCCATCCTGTACAAAAAAGCCCCATAAAAGATTTTTTTAATAACTTTCATCTTTTTCCTTTTTATAAAGATATAGAAGAAATACTCAAAAAAAAAAATGTGTCACTTTCACAACTCTTCGAAAAATATGATTTTATACCCATCATAGATTGTCTCTTACAAGATATTGGGTATGAAAATTATCCAAAAGCACTTATACCATTTCATTCGTATAGAAATAAGAATGGGAGTATCTTGTACACTACCCCGATAGAAGAGCATCTTATAGAAGCAGTTGATTATATGAAAACCCCTCATAACAAAATAATAAAAGTTCATTTTACCGTCTCCGCAGAACACAAAGACACCATTCAGGCATTTGTAAAGCAAAAACAATCCTTCTATGAAAAAAAACTAGATGTGCAATATGAAGTATCTTTTTCTGAGCAAATGCCATCTACTGATACTATAGCCGTAGATGAAAATAATACTCCTTTGCGGGATGAAAATGGGAATCTCATTTTTAGACCATCGGGACACGGTGCTTTACTTCATAACCTTCAGAATGTAGATGCAGATATTGTGTTTATTAAAAATATAGATAATATCGTAAAAGAAGAACTTAAATATGAAACATACAGATACCAAAAAATAATAACAACCATGCTTTTAGAACTTCAATCACAAGTTTTTAAATATATAAAAGCACTCCAAAATACATCCATTCCCAAAGAAAATATTACCAATATTTTTAGTTTTTTAGAAAATGTTATTCATGTAGAAGTGCCCGCCACTATCACATTAGAACCTCTCAAACAGCAAAAAAAATACATACTATCTAAACTGAATCGCCCAATCCGTATTTGTGGAATGGTTAAAAATGAAGGAGAACCCGGAGGTGCTCCGTTTCTCTGTTATGAAAAAGAAAATAACTCTTCTTCTATACAAATAATAGAAAAAGCACAAATAGATGAAAATGATACTTCACAGGTATCTATTTTTAACCAATCTACTCACTTCAATCCTGTCTTTATGGTATGTGCATTAAAAGATTGGAAACATAAAAAATTCTCACTTACTCTTTTTAGAGATGAAAATGCGGGGATCATAACCCAAAAATCTCTCAAAGGAAAAATATCAAAAACATTAGAACTTCCCGGACTGTGGAATGGATCTATGAGTAATTGGACCACCATTTGCATAGAAATACCATCTATAACCTTCGCACCAGTTAAAAAAATTACCGATTTACTTCATAAATATCATCAATAAAAAAATCATATATTGAAAGAAGAACAAAAAACAGTGGCAAAAAGTAGAGTTATAAAAACAGAACTCGTGATGCCTAACGATACAAATGTAATGGGAACACTCTTCGGGGGAAAACTTATGGCATGGATGGATATCGCTGCTGCTATCTCCGCACAAAAACATTCCAATACCCCCGTAGTTACTGCTTCCATTGATAACGTATCTTTTAAAGAACCTATCAAAATAGGAGATACTGTTATTATTACAGCACAAGTAACAAGATCGTTTAATACTTCTATGGAAGTATTTGTAGAGGTTGTAAAAGAAGAATATGTATTCAAAAAAACAAAACAAGTAGCAAATACCGCTTTTTTTACCCTTGTAGCAGTAGACACACAAGGAATGCCTTTCAAAAGCCCGCCAATAATACCCGAAACAGAAATAGAAATAAAAATGTATACTGATGCCCTTAAAAGAAGAGATATGAGGATTGAATCTCATAAAAAAAATAACCAATAAACATATACAAGCTGATAATATTTTTTGGTTTTCTCATAATTATATTTTTACAATCTTAATAGGATGTATACTGCTAAAATACATTGTTCATAAGTTCTCAAATCCGGTTGCAAAAGAAGCCAAATAGTTTTTCTAAGCCCCCTCCATCTCTCTTTCTTGTATTGTATACCTACTCAAAAAAACTCACATACAATAAGACCGTTGTGAAACTAAAACATACACCTTATTTTTATATAAAATTCTCCTAAAGTCTTTAAAATGAGAGATTTATTGCATGTAAAATTATCGTTTCGCAACAGTCTTAATGAGCGTAAATAATCCCAACATTCGAAAGTATTTATTATTTTATGTATTTGTATCACTTTTATATGTTAAAACGAGAAAAAATTGGAACACATACCAAAAATAACCAAAATAAATATTATGTTATTATTTTATTTTTTCACGAGTCTCAATGTTATTAAGAGCGTATTTTTATAATTAATGTATTGTAAAATGATTTTTTACATTAACAAAATTTTATTGCATATATTTCTTTTTCAAAACATTATTTTTATGTATTTGTAATTTTGTAATAAATCTATATAATTTGGTTCGTTTTTGTAGTTATCATACAACAATAAAAAATGTTATTGCATTAAATTATTATGCGTATCATATTTGCTTTTTCATAATTTTATAAATTTATAAAAATGGGGAACGTTCTCATCATCGGTGCAGGTTCTGTTGGCAGGGTAACGGCATACAAATGTGCCTGTAATTCAAATATTTTTCATAAAATAGTAATAGCAAGTAAAACAAAAACTAAATGCGATACTATTGCATCTTTTATTCAAAGGAAATTAGGAATAAAAGTATATACAGCATCATTAGATGCAGAAAAAATAGAAGACACTCTATTCTTGATTCATACATTTCAAATAGATATTGTGATAAATGTAGCTCTCCCATACCAAGATCTTTTCATAATGGAAGCGTGCCTACATTCGAAAGTTCCTTACATAGACACAGCTAACTATGAACCCAAAGATGAAGCACATTATCAATATAAATGGCAATGGGATTATGATGCAAAATTTCGAAAATCTGGTGTTATGGCTGTCTTAGGAGCAGGATTCGACCCTGGAGCAACAAATATCTTTACCGCGTATGCTGCAAAACATTATTTTGATGAAATACATTGTTTAGATATTATTGATTGTAATGCAGGAAACCATGGAAAGGTTTTTGCTACCAACTTTAATCCTGAAATAAATATCAGAGAAATAACACAAAAAGGAAAATTTTATGAAAATGGGAAATGGCATTTTACAAAACCTCACGAGATAAAAAAAGAAATATTCTATCCCGAAATAGGAGTTCGTTCTTCGTATCTCATTTTTCATGAAGAATTAGAATCCTTAGTAAAACACTTCCCTACTCTCAAAAGAGCAAGATTTTGGATGACCTTTAGTGAAGAATATCTCAATTATTTACGAGTCATAACTAATATAGGAATGGCAAGCATAGAACCTATATCTTACAACGGAGTAGATATTGTTCCTCTTCAATTTTTAAAAGCAGTATTACCAAATCCCGGCGACCTTGCAGAAAATTATACGGGATTTACTTCTATTGGATGCAAAATAAGAGGGATAAAAGACGAACAAGAAAAAACTTACTTCATCTATAATAATTGCTCGCATACCGAAGCATATAAAGAAACAGAATCTCAAGCCATCTCTTATACCGCGGGAGTGCCTCCCGTTATTGCTGCAATGCTCGTTTTACAAAAAAAATGGAAAGGAAAAGGAGTATTTAACGTAGAGCAGTTAGAACCCGATTTTTTTATGCAGGAAATGAGCAAACAAGGGTTACCCTGGAAAGAAGAATTTGACCTCCCATTAAACATGGATTAACAATAAAACAATATGGAAAATAATAACGAAAAAGAAAAAATACTAAAAGATATCATATCTCACGCAAAAGAATACGGTTTTGTGTATCCATCAAGCGAAATATACGACGGACTACAAGCAGTTTATGACTACGGCTTATACGGAGTGGAATTAAAAAACAATATCAAGAAAGCATGGTGGGAAAGTATGACCCTACTCCATCAAAATATTGTGGGAATAGACGCTTCTATATTTATGCATCCTACTACTTGGAAAGCTTCGGGGCACGTGGATAGTTTTAACGATCCGATGATTGATAACAAAGATAGTAAAAAACGATACCGTGTTGATGTATTATTAGAAGACAAGGCAGCAGAAATAGAACTAAACGGAGATGCTGAGGAAGCAAAAAAACTTCTCCAAGAAACAGCAACATTACTGGAAAAAGAAGATTTTAAAGCATTACGAGAACTCATAATAAAACATAACATTGTATGCCCCTTATCAAAAACAATGAATTGGACAGAAGCAAAACAATTTAACCTTATGTTTTCTACACAGATTGGGTCTGTTGCAGAAGAATCCGAAACCATCTATCTCAGACCAGAAACAGCACAGGGTATTTTTGTAAATTTTTTAAATATTCAAAAAACAGGAAGAATGAAAATACCATTTGGAATCGCACAGATAGGAAAAGCATTTAGAAATGAAATAGTAGCAAGACAATTTATCTTTAGAATGCGTGAATTTGAGCAGATGGAAATGCAATTTTTTATCCGACCGGGAGAAGAAATGAAATGGTTTGAATATTGGAAAACAATACGAACACAATGGCATAAAGCAATTGGAATCCCTGCCCACACCCTCAAAATAAAAAAACACGAAAAATTAGCACATTATGCTAATGCCGCTGTAGATATAGAGTATCAATTTCCTTTTGGATATAAAGAAATAGAAGGAATCCACAGCAGAACTGACTTTGACCTCAAAAATCACCAAGCATTTTCTCAAAAAAAACAACAATATTTTGACCCCGAAATCAATCAATCTTATATTCCGTATGTAATAGAGACCTCAGTAGGAGCGGATAGATGCTTTTTAGCCGTACTCTGCAATGCTTACACGGAAGAAATCACAGAACAAAATGGGGAAACAAAAACAAGGTTCTTTCTCAAACTGCATCCCGCACTTGCCCCTATCAAAGCAGCCATTTTTCCTCTCGTCAAAAAAGACGGTCTCCCTGAAAAAGCAAAAGAAATCTTTGAATCTCTCCGATATGATTGTAAAGTTATCTATGAAGAACAACAATCCATCGGCAAAAGATACGCACGGCAAGACCTTATAGGGACACCTTTCTGCATCGCTGTAGATTATGAAACTCTGCAAAATGATACTGTAACTATCCGAGATAGAGATACCTGTAAGCAAGAAAGAATCCCTATATCTGCCCTGAAAGAACTCATTATCAAAGAAGTTTCTATGAAAAGGATATTAGAAAATATCGAAAAAGTATAAAAACGAAATATTAGAACCCGCAGGTCCAACTCTCTGAACAAAAAAAAGAGTATCTGAAAAGGTGTTTTTGATACACTTATAGTTTTGGAACTATTTGATTATCAATAGGTTTAAAATTTAATAATTGTATAGAAAGGAATTTTCGGATACTCTCATATTATGTTTTTCCATATTTTATGGTTTATTAATACTCTTTATACCCACTCTTGGCTTTTGAATAGTGGTAGTATAGTAAAAAAATTGTTGCTTCTGATAATCAATGACTTATAATCTTAGAAATGGATACTTCCCATCTTATTTTAAAAAAATATTTTTACCGTGACTATTATTTACTATTAATTAGAATTATCTCCTAAAGAATTATTTTTTTTTTCTATATTTTGGATTCTTTTGTCTATTTCGGGGAGTTTTTGAAAGAGTGTAAATGATTTTATATATGGTATCTTCTCCATTGCAGGGCTTCCAAAGAGAATCATACTTTCTTTTTTAGGTGAGCGGGCTATTCCTGATTGTGCGGAAATCTGTGTTTTATGAGGTATTTTTAAAGCATTGGCAATACCTACTTGTCCCCCAATAATGCAATATTCTCCTACTTTAGTAGATCCTGATATTCCTGTTTGAGCAGATATTGCTGTGTGCTTTCCTATTTCTACATTATGCCCTACTTGTATAAGATTATCGAGTTTTACGCCTTCTTTTATGATGGTTGCTTCCATGGTGGCTCTATCTATTGTGGTATTAGCACCTATTTCTACATTATTTTCTATAATAACAATACCTATTTGTGGTATTTTTTCATATTCTCCGTTTTTATGAGTATTGTATCCAAACCCATCTGCTCCAATAACAGCCCCCGCATGGATAACACAAAAACTTCCTATTTTGCATCCGTAATAAATTTTTACACCGGGGTGTATAATAGTGTTATTTCCAATAATAACATTATTTCCAATATATGTCTGTGGATATAATTGCACGTTATCTCCGATTTGCACATTATCTCCGATGTAAGAAAAAGCTCCGATGTAAGCATTGTTTCCTATAATGACATTACTTCCTTTGTGAATAGGGTTTTCTATACCTGTTTTTTGACGAAGTATTTTTTTTTCGTATTCTTTCAAAAGAATAGAAAAAGCTGAGCGAGGATCTTCCACATAGAGAAGCGTTACAGGTATTTCGTTTTTTGGGATAAATCCGTTTTTTACTATTACGGCACTTGCTTGAGAGGTATATAAAAAATGTTCGTATTTTTCTGTTAAAAAAGATATAGAACCTGCTTCTGCATTTTCTATTCCCGAAGGGTTAAAAATTTCTCTGTTTTGGTCCCCTACAACTATTCCATTGAGCATTTGTGCTATTTCTTTTACTGTAAATATCATAGAGTGTTTTGAAAAGATGTTTATATGTTTTTTTTAAAATCAATATTCTGTATTTTCCATTTTAATTTATATTTTTTGAGGACAATATACACAATGAGTTTTCCTTCTGGATACGAGTATTGTCCGATGGAGTATATTAATCCATTTTGTGATTGTCCCTTATGAATAAATTCAAAATCCGTTGGAGGATGCTTTTTAAATATGTTTTTTATTTCTTGAATGGCTGTTTGTTTAGGAATAATTTCTTTTTCCTTATGGAAAGAAAATTTAACGGATGTGTGCAAGTATTTCTGTAATTCTTCTATACTTGCGTTTTTTATTGCGTTTTTTATGTTTTGTAATGTCTGTGTTTCTGTTAGAGCAAGAGAAGAAAAGAGTATATAGCTACAGAGTAAGTATGTTAGAGAAGTAGTCATTTTATTTTTTTATAGAAAAAGATTCTGATAGGATTTTTTGCAAA is part of the Chitinophagaceae bacterium genome and encodes:
- a CDS encoding T9SS type A sorting domain-containing protein yields the protein MEPIQKYMSVKIKFFILFIACITFHGVYAQSSYNDRISTEKIGLRLDIIDVYPNPSIDHLIIQMNTKDVPIADLHIELHSIIGNNILTKIEKISDNIYKINTKDLSQGYYFLFIKSNDLKIKKTIKFLKN
- the ispF gene encoding 2-C-methyl-D-erythritol 2,4-cyclodiphosphate synthase gives rise to the protein MWNAIKIGNGYDVHKLELGRAFYLGGVKISHTHGCIGHSDADVLIHSLCDALLGALGLGDIGHHFPDTDMQYKNKESIFFLKTVVKLIREKKFEIGNIDTIVCLEQPKISPYIPEMKKALSEVMQIERENISIKATTSEGLGFVGNKEGVEAYSVVLLYTL
- the metK gene encoding methionine adenosyltransferase; the encoded protein is MSYLFTSESVSEGHPDKIADQISDAMVDHFLAFDPHSKVACETLVTTGQVVLAGEIKSNTYIDVQQVARDVINKIGYTKSEYQFDGNSCGVLSAIHEQSADINRGVDRGKPEEQGAGDQGMMFGYATNETENYMPLPLDLAHKILKELSLLRREYKEIKYLRPDAKSQVTIEYADDNSPIRIDTIVVSTQHDDFGKDEDMLKKIKSDIINILIPRVKKSLPAHIQKLFTDKIKYFVNPTGKFVIGGPHGDTGLTGRKIIVDTYGGKGAHGGGAFSGKDPSKVDRSAAYATRHIAKNLVAAGVCDQVLVQVSYAIGVVEPMGIFIDTYGSAKVNLKDSEISQKVSEIFDMRPGIIEQRLKLRQPMYSESASYGHMGRTSEVIKKKFTRPGETKEVEVELFTWEKLDYVEKVKSFFKLK
- a CDS encoding outer membrane beta-barrel protein; the encoded protein is MKKIRIFVLLLFCAKNIYSQDFKLGLKAGANYSFMSIEKEVAPLVESYSTGNSKFGWQAGIFGRIGILGFFVQPEVLYNNYNAEVVIQETGQSKTTKNLSYSQINIPLMIGYKFINIIRINVGPSFHYNLSVKQDGSNLIENVSSPKNYTIGWEGGIGVDIWRFIFDARVSGSFDNFKLSTPLTNNSKYETENKLYSISVSVGYSFF
- a CDS encoding DUF1573 domain-containing protein; translation: MKYLSFITILLFFGYVSFGQTSSPVVLQNQASNTSGPSIQFLVSEYDFKDIAEGELANCTFEFVNNGTAPLIVNEVQPSCGCTIPEWSKEPIAPKGKGTIKAQYNTINRPGSFKKALTVLSNSANSPNMIIYIKGNVIPKPKN
- a CDS encoding NAD(P)-binding domain-containing protein produces the protein MRKIGIIGSGVVSQTLGTGFLKHGYQVMLGTRDKSKLTKWLKDAGTNAFTGSFADAGRFGEIIVLAVKGTVAKKTLDLIGQENLKNKTVIDTTNPIVDAPPINGVLKFFTNFDKSLMEELQEIVPDANFVKAFNSVGSAFMVNPSFESKPTMFICGNNENAKKEVSEIVEQFGWETADFGKVESARAIEPLCILWCIIGLSKNEWTHAFKLLKK
- a CDS encoding outer membrane beta-barrel protein; protein product: MSTPITAHEKIDSVFTEVISLNKQEREPFEGIDVSWQNGSDRRSGSIFKNLKYFTPSVLIDFSYTHSFNNPNDNTVVGSTALARNNEIQLTALHFGGDFYYHRVRARVMTQFGTRSVLLPRNDFSVYKGQHQLAKIYRYISEIYVGYHINKWYGINIDAGLFASYIGLNSYYNAENWEYQCSFTADNTPLFFNGIRLQVYPTKNTKAELLLINGWQSYARFNNMPGIGSNITWMSSNSNMKLLTNNYYGTDATGIPSRIRFHSDNSFLFRYYNNPEARGVSKMAFSFTVDFGFEKGGGVNGFVDGDSVTGPAQYFVSSMFYNRIWFLKNKYAWTLGGGFIVNPGRYLVLLPTGQASPLPNPNDPTKPEGAFPFTANPGDSFSGWDCSTNFDYMPNDMITFRMEFVYRMVNVPYFAGAGGVTSQTGYVTSVLDPNWRPDLVKSESRVLFAVLFRL